The following coding sequences lie in one Cannabis sativa cultivar Pink pepper isolate KNU-18-1 chromosome 5, ASM2916894v1, whole genome shotgun sequence genomic window:
- the LOC115716897 gene encoding ATP-dependent Clp protease proteolytic subunit-related protein 2, chloroplastic: protein MAVSFQTTIHPQARLAHAPPSCGTKLYSGLKLQSPGTFGAGKPNLTAEFYGKVHKSLQPRISNHKPTRAQIGMMPIGTPRVPYRTPGEGTWQWVDLWNALYRERVIFIGQNIDEEFSNQILATMLYLDSVDNKKLYMYINGPGGDLTPSLSIYDTMQSLKSPVCTHCVGYAYNLAAFLLAAGEKGNRYAMPLARIALQSPAGAARGQADDIQNETNELLRIRDYLFNELAEKTGQPADKISKDLSRMKRFNAQEALEYGLIDRIVRPPRIKADAPRKDAGTGLG, encoded by the exons atGGCGGTCTCTTTCCAGACAACTATTCATCCCCAAGCTAGACTCGCTCACGCGCCTCCAAG TTGTGGAACAAAGCTTTATTCGGGTTTAAAGCTTCAATCTCCAG gcACTTTTGGAGCTGGAAAACCCAACTTGACAGCTGAGTTCTATGGAAAAGTTCACAAGAGTCTTCAGCCTAG GATCAGTAATCATAAACCAACAAGAGCACAAATTGGAATGATGCCTATTGGAACTCCAAGGGTGCCCTATAGGACTCCCGGTGAAGGTACTTGGCAATGGGTTGATTTGTGGAATGCCTTG TATAGAGAACGTGTCATCTTCATTGGACAAAATATAGATGAAGAGTTTAGCAACCAAATTCTTGCCACAATGCTTTACCTTGATAGCGTTGATAATAAAAAGCTCTACATGTACATTAATGGTCCTGGTGGAGAC CTTACTCCAAGCCTGTCTATTTATGATACCATGCAAAGCTTAAAGAGCCCCGTTTGCACCCATTGTGTGGGCTACGCTTACAATCTAGCAGCATTTCTTCTTGCAGCTGGAGAAAAG GGTAACCGATATGCAATGCCTTTAGCAAGAATTGCATTACAATCTCCTGCTGGAGCTGCCCGTGGTCAG GCTGACGACATTCAGAATGAAACAAATGAACTTCTAAGAATCAGAGATTATCTTTTTAATGAATTGGCTGAGAAAACAGGCCAGCCAGCTGACAAG ATTAGCAAAGATTTAAGTCGAATGAAGCGGTTTAATGCTCAGGAGGCCCTTGAATATGGGCTAATTGATCGTATTGTGAGGCCTCCTCGCATTAAGGCTGACGCACCTCGCAAGGATGCTGGGACAGGTCTCGGTTAG
- the LOC115715637 gene encoding general transcription and DNA repair factor IIH subunit TFB5 yields the protein MVNATKGLFITCDIPMAQFIINMNAALPASQKFIIHVLDNTHLFVQPHAAEMIRSAVQEFRDQNSYEKPN from the exons ATGGTTAATGCAACTAAAGGACTGTTCATTACATG TGACATACCTATGGCACAATTCATAATCAATATGAATGCTGCCTTGCCTGCATCGCAGAAGTTTATAATACATGTTTTGGACAATACTCATCTGTTTGTGCAACCCCATGCAGCTGAAATGATTAGAAGTGCTGTTCAAGAGTTTAGGGACCAGAACTCATACGAGAAGCCTAACTAA